In the genome of Nitrospiraceae bacterium, the window CCGGGCGCAATTCTTTCGTTACGGTCCGACCCCTTTTATTCCTACGTTGCATGAATATTTGTTGATCTTCCAAAAGGAGAACACCTAATGGAAGTGGCCTTATATGCACGTGTGAGTACCGGGAGCCAAGATCCTGAGGTTCAATTAGGAGCCCTTCGGCAGCATTGCGAGCAGCGGGGGTTCACGATTGTGGAGGAATTTATTGATCATGGGGTGTCGGGGGCAAAAGAAAAACGTCCCAGCTTAGATCGCCTGAATAAGACCGCCTGGCATGGACAATTTCAAGCGGTGCTCGTCTGGAGGTTTGACCGTTTTGCTCGGTCGGTTAAACATTTGCTCTCGGCATTAGAAAATTTCCGGTCCCTGAATATTCATTTCATTTCCCTTCAGGAACAATTCGATACCTCCACGCCCATTGGCCACGCCATGTTTACCATCATCGGCGCAATGGCCCAACTTGAACGGGATATAATTCGAGATCGCGTCAAGGCCGGATTAGACCGAGCCCGAGCCCGTGGGATTCGGTTAGGCCGACCGCCCGTCGCAAACAATATTTCTTATATTGGTTTTTTGCATCGGGAAGGCCTGTCCATTCCGGCCATCGCTCGGAAGTTGAAGTGTAGTCGGTCTACCATTCGCCGTCGTCTTCGAGAGGCCCATCATGAATAAATCCAGCCCTAATATTGTGGAGTCTCGATTGGTATCCGAACAGGAAGCCGCACAGTACCTTGGCATCTCCTATTGGACGGTTCGAAACTTGCGGTTTCGGGGAGAACTCCCTTCCGTAAAAATTCATCGCCGGATTCTCATTGATCGGCAAGACCTGGATGCCTACATTTCCAGACTCAAAAAGGTGGAGGGGCCTTGACTTTTGGACTCAATGGAGCGATCCATCAAGGAGTCAGGGGGATGAACCATGGGAAGGGTCTACCAAAGAGGGCACACGTGGTGGATACAATATTACCACCAGGGACAATTGTTTAGGGAAAGTAGCCGTTCCCCTCAAAAATCAGTCGCGACGGCGTTCTTAAAAAAACGGGAAGGTGAAGTCGTCGATGGCCGGTTACCAAATTTACAGGCTGATCGAACCACGTTTGAGGATCTGACCAACCTACTGATCCAAGATTACCGCAATAATGGCCGAAAAACCCTCACCCGAGTCGAACAACTCGTTAATCATCTCAAGGAATCCTTTTCCAAGTTTCGAGCCCACGATATAACGAGCCCTCACCTTTCGAGATACATCGAAAGACGACAACAGGAAAAAGCCGCTCCTGCCACTATAAATCGTGAATTGGCCGCCCTCAAACGCATGTTTAATTTAGCAATCAAACAAACCCCACCTCTCGTAAAGCCCTATACCATCCCCCACATCCCGAAACTCAAGGAAAACAATATTCGGACCGGTTTTTTTACGCATGAAGAGTATCAGTTACTCCGGGGCCGTTTATCCGATTACCTCAAAATTCCCTTCATCATTGCCTATTGGACGGGAATGCGATCAGGAGAGATTCTTGGTCTTCAATGGGATCACGTTGATCTCGAAAAGGGGTGGATCCGATTAGACCCCGGTACCACCAAAAATGGGGAGGGACGAATCATTCCCTTGGCTAATGAGGTCACCCATGGTCTCAAGCAATGGTGGCGAGAATCCCGCCTGAAATACCCTTATTGCCCGTGGGTGTGCCAT includes:
- a CDS encoding recombinase family protein, which codes for MEVALYARVSTGSQDPEVQLGALRQHCEQRGFTIVEEFIDHGVSGAKEKRPSLDRLNKTAWHGQFQAVLVWRFDRFARSVKHLLSALENFRSLNIHFISLQEQFDTSTPIGHAMFTIIGAMAQLERDIIRDRVKAGLDRARARGIRLGRPPVANNISYIGFLHREGLSIPAIARKLKCSRSTIRRRLREAHHE
- a CDS encoding helix-turn-helix domain-containing protein yields the protein MNKSSPNIVESRLVSEQEAAQYLGISYWTVRNLRFRGELPSVKIHRRILIDRQDLDAYISRLKKVEGP
- a CDS encoding tyrosine-type recombinase/integrase, with translation MGRVYQRGHTWWIQYYHQGQLFRESSRSPQKSVATAFLKKREGEVVDGRLPNLQADRTTFEDLTNLLIQDYRNNGRKTLTRVEQLVNHLKESFSKFRAHDITSPHLSRYIERRQQEKAAPATINRELAALKRMFNLAIKQTPPLVKPYTIPHIPKLKENNIRTGFFTHEEYQLLRGRLSDYLKIPFIIAYWTGMRSGEILGLQWDHVDLEKGWIRLDPGTTKNGEGRIIPLANEVTHGLKQWWRESRLKYPYCPWVCHYRGTWLRRIPKRTWKEACDKAHMPEKLFHDLRRTGVRNLIRSGISERVAMDISGHRTRSVFDRYNIVSEADLVQAKDKLNTLSTISSTMGKEKEGEIAVSC